The Xyrauchen texanus isolate HMW12.3.18 chromosome 17, RBS_HiC_50CHRs, whole genome shotgun sequence DNA window AGTTTGAGGAAGACCACCACGTCCGAGGACTGGTCGCATCATCGGAGCGTGTCTGCCAATCAAACACAACACCCAATAACAGGGGATGAGAAAAAGATggaaacagagaaacaagacaaggaaggTTGGCatctgtgaaaatatttattttttcttttcttttcttttcttttcttttcttttcttttcttttcttttcttttctgagagCTGCATTGCCAACAGGGCTcttggcttgtgctgtttcttcaAAGCAGAAAATTTGTGTTTAAGGAGTGATTAGATTTCACACCCAATGAGCAAGAATCAATCCAATCAATATGGTTTTACCCGATTATGACACTGTACCCACACTTTTACTCCCCCATATTTTCCCTCTTTCACTCTCCTGTAACTGCTCCTCATTGTTTTCACTCAATCTTCTTTCTACActctgaattttcttttttgtctctattttgtacatatatacagaatatatacactgaccagccacaacattaaaaccaactgcctaaaattgtgtaggtccaaaacggcaccaacccacatctcagaatagcattctgagattatattattctcaccaaaattgtgcatagtggttatctgagttaccatagactttgtcatttcgaaccagtctggccattctctattgtcctctctcatcaacaaggcatttcgtccacagaactgccattcctttgtttttggcaccattctcagtaaattctagagactgttgttctaGAGATCAgccgttacagaaatacttaagcCGTATGATGGCTGAGTGGTCTCatgatcaaattacctcaaaatcaacctttggaTATTAAACGCAATGATTTCATGGAACATGAAAATTTTGATGTGCACAGAGATAGTCCAGTAGTGGATTTTGATGCTATTTAtggttttgggagaaaataaattcAAAGATGCCATTTACCCAGGGGGGCATTTAGTCCCATTgtaccctacacacacacaaacatacatatatattacatatgCAACATGACTCATTAAGACGAAATGGAAAAATTTAAACAGAATTAAAGAAGTCACctgttggggcctgggtagctcagtgggtaaagacactgactaccacccctggagtttgtgagttcgaatcccagtgtgtgctgagtgactccagtcaggtctcctaagcaaccaaattggcctggattctatggagggtagagtcacttgggtaacctcctcatggtcgctataatgtggtttgctatcaaaaccccattttcacctacagtcaccaaaattgatacaaatatagttctcatcaagccagacaactttattaattataatttcataattttcatctgtgtgcattgtatgattttgatgaaaattcagctgtatgtttggtaatggggctgATGCAGCTATTATTGATCATGTCATAGTGGGTGTTTTTTAGTCATTTGCCATGCACACACATTAGAGTCGTTGGCCATTAGTTCTGGGAAAATGTTCATGCATGGGCATGTGTGAGGAGGGGATCTCTGTAGTGCCCCCTTTAAAATTGGTGTGTACgacggcctctgtagcacccccatttccacctacagtcaccaaaattggtacacctatagttctcatcaagccagacaactttcataattatagtcattaggtccacccaacaggaagtcggctaaattgtgaacagattttgatATATAGAACAGTGCTGCCAAGGCGAGACATTAAATTACatgcttgggcccatcatcgctgcttgcagctatattttgtgttccatgcaagatacttttgtgttccatgcaagaatGAAAGTTTTACAATGAGATGATGGTGAAAAATCTTTATATTCTGTCTTTTTATGCTTCTTTTTGTTTGACTCTTCTTTTTCTGTGCTGCCTTTTCTTTCTTTAGTGGACCCACAGTTTTATGTGACAGTGACAATTTCGTCTCTGCTGATTCTCTCTGTGGTCATCATCTCTGCGAAACTCTGGTGAGATGTTTCAACACTTATTTGCATCCACAGTCCTGTCATACGTCCTCTGaaaccactgtgtgtgtgtgtgtgtgtgtgtgtgtgtgtgtgtgtgtgtttgtgtgaatgaatgaatgaacaattgGTGTGTCATTACACTGACAGATTTCCGCAAAGTTTCAAAAGCGGATTCTGCTGCTCGATAAAGAGTTCCCTGTGGAACTGTTAAAAATTTTCATCTATGGATATTTCAACTCTGCAGACAATGATTGTGCGGAGACCATACAGTGTTTTATTGTGCTAGTTTAATTAGAAACGTAACCTAGAGCGGTTGGGGACATCAGGTACAATGCATTATTACTTGCTTAGATGGCAGCATTCGATCTAACAGATGATAATTAAAATGATATAGAGAGTTGAAGAATGGTCCATATCATCCTGAGAGTAACCATAAACACAGGGTGACAGGTTATGAGCCTGATTTGTTAGTACCTTTAAGTTTATGATAGAATTTTCCACTCACTGATTTCAGTTCCATTGGAATGTGTCGAGCACTTCAACCAATAACATAGTTTTGCTGCGGCAAAGCAATGATGCAGGTACTACAAATCAGAGATTATGGGAATGTTTGTGAGCTTGTTTGGAAGACAGATAGAGAGGAATTAAACTTTTACACTGTGATTTCCTGGTTTTAATTTCAATGTGCGTCTGCAGTTCACGTACATGATCAGAGCAGCGCTCCCGATGCATGAGCTTAAGCCGATTTTATTGCGTACACAAGCTGCATCTATGCAATTAATCTCTGTATGCCGGACACTTGCCATGACACCCTGCTCATTTAACTACTCCCAACCCTCCCCCGTCACTCAATAATATCAGTGGGGGAGTGAACTCACTCCTGAGTCAGTGGAGATATGTGTGTGTCAGGGTGAGGCATTAATATTACATGAACTGTGTGTGTCTCCACATCCTCACACTGAGGGAACTCACGCTGTGTCTGCCACACTTTGTCTTTCTTATGGTTGCTGCACAAATATggttttagatgaatatttcagcttctctctttctctttctctcccttcctttttaaaggtgcactctgtgaTTTTTCCCTATTAAAAAGATTTCCTCCTAAAGTAATGAAttttaaaatcatgaccactcacatgagatgagaacacaagtcatatcagtaaccttataaaagctgttttatgctACATGGGGTAGtagtgccctcatgggggctgccattttagaatcacatgaccagctgaatactactcacttaatctcagtaaccgtcttgttattggacactttcacgctagaattaaatgaatcatggctgattgtgaatattgaatttctacaatggcatatttaactgaaaactgttgattttgaatTATGTAAGACCAAGAtaagcaaaaagttactgagcgcacctttaaatatttattggcATGCTTGTTTTTATCCACAATTGACAAAACATCAATACATCAACCATTAATAAAATATGTCAATAAAAAAGCAATCTCAATATGCAGTATAAAATAgaacagattaaaaataaaacataatttcagcaatataaaaatagacattaaagggatagttcagctaaAAAAAATGAACTAACCCtcgtattgttccaaacctgtaagattttctttcttttgtagaaaCCTAAAGTAGATGTTAAACAGAATGTTAggtactgacagcctcagtcaccattcactttgattacatttttgggtgaaatttcccTATGTTGTACAGACagaattaatgaataaattagtGAATATGATCAGAGCACTGTTTGCTTTCTGAGGgtgtgcaattaaaatgtaaatttgcattaAAATTGCTTAGAAAAATTGTATTTGATCTCTTTTTAagaaaatttagatttttctttttttttttttaagaagaatttTTCTTTTGTATCTTTAAATGTCTGGCAGTGAAGTAGAAAGGAGAAACATTCTTTATTTCACCCCCTCTGCTTTCAGCTGAAGGTATCTATGAAATTGAACCACCAAGTGAATGAACTTCCAAGCGTTTGTCATCTTTTCTGTGCCATAATCTCTTCCTTTCCATGCTTCTTTCTCACTCTCGACAATGTCTattcttgatttttttatttgctgtttgtCCACCTaatcacttcctctctctctctctttctctcatttaGCTACGACCGCAGTCTCTCCCAGCGTCCCCCCCCTCTCTCACTCACCATCCCGTGTTCTATAGCTCAGGAGGACAGCAGGCAGACACTGCACAGCACTTCATCCTTCCCAGACAGAGAGAGGtagcatatgtgtgtgtaagcCTGTGAAACTGAGGAAGGGTGCCAAGAATGGTTTAAGTacttatagtgtgtgtgtgtgtgtgtgtgtgtgtgtgtgtgtgtgtgtgtgtgtgtgtgtgtgtgtgtgtgtgtagagagagagagagagagagagagagagagcctgggACAGGTTATTATGCCCATTGCAATGTGCTATGACTCTTCTTTTCTTGTACCTTAAAATGAAGGTCTGTGCAAAGTTTGGTCAATATAGCTTGAAAGTTCCAGGAGGAGTTACAATTGATAATTTTggtgttggtttagggattttgggggaaaaaaatcttgattcaagTCTATAGAATAATAATAGGTTTTTGTGATAGTCGTGGTTGAGTTCTTCAACTGTCCTGAGAATCAAAGatggatctcaacatcattgagccACTTCAGTACctggagttgtgtgtgtgtgtgtgtgtgtgtgtgtgtgtgtgtgtcagaaacAGTAGAAAACTTCACCATTCAGGACAAACCAGGGACTCATACAGCTATCACAGAAGGCTGCAAGAAGTCATTAAAGGTTGTGGAGGTAACTGTTGACATTAGAAATGTAGGGTATggaaacttttgaacaggataatttgtgtaatttcagttATTactttgtcttgtggaatatgcCAAATATCAGTGATTTTAAATGGGCTGTactaaagaataataataaaaaaaaaatttcatgatccctcttaataataaaaaaaaagataaacatctAGCAGATTCTGCAGGCGGTTTGTAAACTTATGAGCAGAACTAACTGATTTATGTTTGAAACGATTTGCATATTGTGTACGTCTTCATTCGTGAAAATGAAGGTTTCTAGATAAGGGTACGTTTTCAGGTCAGTCGAAATGGCTTGCTATACTAAACAGCCAGTTAGACAcccttgtggatgttttcttCAATCTGTGTGAATATTTCAactggagagacagacagagagaaaaaaagagtgagaGAAAACACGTCATCCATGAAATCACACGTCTTCAGATTTCAGAATTAATCTCACACTAGATAATAGAGTGAAGCTGATGTTAATTTAATTTGCCGTCTCTTCCTTCATCTCTCTACCCCACACTACAGGATACCGGTGGTCAATCTTTGAAGAGCTGACTGGTCCGAGCGTGATAATAATTTCCTGTGGGCTTGATGTGGACTTTGGTTTGGCCACTGGTGTGAAGCCTTGGGCAAACTCCTCTGAATGTACATAAAATGTAGATAGGCATATGTGGATATATGGATGAATACATCTGGTTGGACACTCTGATGGTGATGTGGGCTATGAGAGATTTTGTGTTCCAATGGCTTTTCTGGCTGTTCTACTTTCTTCCAGTGCAGTTCGTACAGTATTATATTAATTAGCTCTCAACACAGCCATTCACAAGGGATTCAGAAATGCTTCTCAACCAAGAACACAACCATTAGCTTCTGATCTTGGAATAAGATGTGATGTGTAGTCATTCATTTAGTAACCGCCATGACATGCTTGCAGTAGCCTTTCTCTTATGCATCCAAAGGTCTAAAGGTTACATCTGCCCACCGCTGCCTTTATCGAATTTTGTGTAGCCTTTATTTTAGCTTCATGGATGACTGCAGTTATTTTGAGGTGTTAAATATAATTCACATCTGTTAATTGCGTTTTTTGTTTAATATGACTCTGTGTCCCATGGCAACAGTAAACTGCATTGACGTCAACTGATATAAACAGACTACAGTGTTACCTTATAATTTACACAAATGAATCGAAAAACGTTTTTGTAATTATGGATCAACATCTGGTGAGGTGTTTGTGAAACCTACGTAATTCTATTTAAGTGTTGTTGTGCtaattatttgcattatattttctACATCATGGCCATATATCTCCACTTGGTTGTTTTGAAACAACCTCGATAGAGAGTTAGTGAACTCTGTCTTTTTGGTTAGGAGACAGCTTATAGCAGTTTTATACATTATACAAGATTTATTTCCTGGGCATCGATCTGATGTAATCACCAGGATTTGGAGGTTTTGTGCTGTTTAAGGAGAGCACAGTCCAGAACTTTAATATGaagataaaatgaaaaacaagtcGGATGCTTCCATGGTATAATTAGTTTAAAAAGCAAATTAAAAGACTTTTTTTGACAACACAAGTTTGTTTGAAGTATGGCGAGGCATCAGTATACTCTGGGGTTTGTCTTTTATATTTATGAACTGCTGATTACAGGAGGGTTTGGTTTTTTAGATGATAGCCAActtttcatttctttaaaaaagtcctGCTTCAGgctacattttcaagaaaatccCAGTTTGTACTTTCAAATAACCATCTAACTTGGGAAGATACAAAGTAGCCACAGAGAGGTAACAGGAAATATTCCCTCACCTAGGCTGTTTGAGGGTTCCAAAGTTTTGATGTGCCATTAAAATGTATAGCACATTATTTTAGTAATTATCCTTTGATTTTACAGTACATGCACAAGAAGCTGCACCATGTTAAAAATGTCCAGAAAAGTTTTACATTATGTAACACTGCCTTAAATATGTGGTTTAATGTACTatcaaatcaataaataaagCCATCTCTGGTGTTTtaaaacacatgcatatatatcTTTGGTATGGATTTTAAAAGGACTGTTTTAATGAAAGTTACTTAAACGTGTAATTGCACTCTCTATCCTGAATCTTGTCACAGGCCAGACAAAACACTGGGACACACATAAACATGCTTCACACCATGTAGGCAAACATACACATGCAGTATGTAAGCTGCAAGAGTTCACAGCTCCAATCTGCTCAGAGCTGATACTGTGAAACAGTGAACCTCAATCACACTGACTGAAATTAACACTACTATTtatagagcgagagagacagagaaaagggGCTGAGTGTGTAAGAGGATCATACATTTTGAGGTGGATAGATCTCTACAGATACAGAGAGAGATAGAAGAGGCAGGGGTTAAtgtaaaagtagatcatcactcTCTGCTTTTATTGTTCACTTCATTTCTGAGTGGGTGCCACAAGTCAATTGGTACCATTACATACCATTATGCAGGAGACAGAGAAAAGGATTGCTTTAGTCAGTATGGCTGACCTTTTTTTATGGCTGTATAAAGGGCATTTCACAAAATACTTCAGGAGAGAATGTATGTTCCATTGTTAGAGAAAGAGGGGTAAACCAAACCGGAATGTTATTTTGGGGCTTCTGCATTAATGTATGGCTAATTAATGCCATGACCTCTTAACAGACATGTCCCCATTGAGACAAAACATTTACCACAACTTAACATTAGAAGAAGGGAAACATGAAAGCCAGAAACAACACCATGTGACAGATGGATATAATTTATTCATTGGTTTCATCAATTTACATCCAGATTTAaagatgaacaaaacaaacacacagggaAGTGAGTGAGTCAAATTAAATGacatttacattatacacatttataaacaaGCACAAGCACACATCGTTGTGTAAAAGTCCTGTATTTGTTGTAGATGATGGTTTGTGTCTGAGAATTGGCAAAGGCTTGTTTATCCATCTAtccaagccttccacaatatTATGTCTGTTTGTGAGTAGGTGATCTCAGTGCTTTTGTAGATCAATTAGACTTTGACCAGATCTTTCCGCTCCCGCGAAGCCTGAAACatacaaaaagtttttttatttgatattttaaataacaaaattatattctTGGTAATGTATTTTTCTGATCATTAGGAATTCTGGTTCCTTAATTATTAAATGAATGATTCTTTTAGTAATACTTTAAGGTAAGATATGCAATTCTGACTGCATTTACTGCTCTCAGCAGTCTGTTGCCAAATTATACCATATACACATTTGGtaaattcattcatttaatatatttgcatttatttttatgaaatgccACTAAATACAACACaacttataatttgtatttttaacaatACTTACCTACTGATCATATTCTAATATAAACTGTAATTATTATTGGACAAAAAGCAGTAGCTTCATACACAGGCTAGGCATAGCCCtgaaatgtaaatgattaatcTCCACTGACATGTCTTTATAGCCTTGGACATGAATTCATCTGTGTCAGATCAGTCCTAAATTAATTATACCTCTTCATAACTGACACTATTCAGTGACAAAGGAAAAGCAGTGGCAATCAAACTCCCCTTCTCTCCAGAGCACATGAGGTTTCCAAACCAGGACAGAGACAATTTTAAACTCATCAGGACTTAATTAGGACTATAAGCCTGTGGGTGATTTCACATAAATCACACTTAACTAAAGCTGGGAACCAGTACATAAAACTTTTAAGATTGAAAAACAGTGAAGAAAAGAGaatgcacacacattcataaatcaTATGCTGCACCTACACACTTAATGCCATTAGTGAATACAGACTCCCTGCACTGTGCTTCAGTTTGAAGTAATGTGTGGTTTGTTTGTAGTATGGTCAGTAATAGCTATGTAAATGTAAGTGGGGCTTCCTTAATTTGCACCTGCTGATTTATGAAGTGTTATGATTATGATATGTTATAGAGCTATTTAAAGTGTATACAGTAGAGTTAAAAGCAACTATGACAAATTGGAGGGAACTGAAATGAACCACTGTAATCGGAGGAATCCCAATCAAAACTAGGACTGGGGATATATGGAATATGCACAATATACTGATTACCCAAAATaatatgaccactcacaggtgaagtgaataacgttgatcatctcctaacaagggcatatgtcaaggtctgtgtagattagatggtaaacaGACAATCAGTTCTTGTGGTCAACGTGTtggatgcaggagaaatgggcaggagtatagacctgagcgactttgacaagggcaaaattgttatggccatatgactgggtcagagcatcccTGAAATTGCATGGCTTGTGGGGttctcctggtcagcagtggtgagtacctaccaacagtggtccgaataggaacaaaccacaaaccgacgactgggtgttgggcacccaaggctcatcgatgcgcgagGCCAACAAATGCGATTCCATCTGTTCTGAACCGACAGAAGATTTACTGTTAAGTCACAGAAGATTTTAATGATAAAGATTTTAATTGTTTCGGGTGGAATGTGTTACAACACACAGTGCAATGCATCCTGTTGTCCACCATCAAAAGCATCTAGATTAGGCACGCAAGTGTCAGAACTGGATCTTGGAGCAATGGAAGGCGGTCACCTGGTCCGaggagtcccattttcttttacatcacgtggacagccATGTACATGCGGTGCCATATATATGGGGAAgtaatggcaccaggatgcactgtgagacaacgacaagctggtggaggaaGTGTGACactcaatgttctgctgggaaaccctgggtctggccatacatgttgacatcaatttgacatgtgccacctacctaaacattgttgccgagcaggtacaccccttcatggcaatggtataccctgatggcagtggcctcttttagcaggataatgcgccctgaaacactgcacacattgttcgggaatgagCAATATGaagaagagttcaaggtgttgccctggcctcaaaATTCCCAGatatcaatccgattgagcatctgtgtgaTGTGCTAGACCAACCAGtccgatccatggcggctccacctcgcaagtTGCAAGACTTGAAAGATCTGCTGATAATGTCTTGgttccagataccacaggacatcttCAGGGGTCTtgaagagtccatgcctcagcaggTCGGCACCGTTTTGGCAgcatgcagaggaccaacagcattaAGCCGGTGATTATGATGCTTTGGCTCAGTGTATATACACAATGATTTTGCAGTCAAAATAAAATTGAGCACCTAAAGTGCTTTTATATGGCTATTATGTTTTCTAAAAAGTGTGCCATTAGAACAATTTTGGCATCTGtcattttaatacctttttaaaCCTCAACCAAACACAGTGTTAAGAGTTGGTTATTTCAATTCATTTCTGTGAATAAATTCAAACTGTCCATTTCAATGAATCAACTGAACTGATTCagcaatttaaatgtaatatttttcatatttaaattgtTCTATGAATGGACATAAATATTGCTCTCTTTATCaatatgtattgttatattgggggcatttaaataaaacaaatataattcttcCTTATGATTACATTTAGTcaaacagctctaaaatatttaaataaaataatttaagcaaTGTAACCATCCCTAATTTGTTTTGAACTCCAAAACCCTAAAACACAGTTCACTTACCCTTTGACCTTTGAACTCTTTTTTCCTGGTTGCCGTGGTTCCTGAGAGGAGGCAGGGTCTCTTGGCTCAGCTGGCTGGTCTGCATCTTGGTTGGATGCTGCCCCAGCTGGGGCAGGGCCAGATGATGGGGAAGCTGAGCTTGCCTTAAGGGTTTTCTGTAAATTTGATACCTAACAAAAATATATGATAAAACGGTTGTGTTGGATGGGCCACTCAAACAAAGAGATACATTTTTGACAGCGCCACAGAACCAGTGTTTTTTGGTGAAAACAACCTATGAATGGTTTACTTGTTTCTGCATAATAAGCTGGGATTgaagaaagtgttttaacatcAGCTTTAAGTTTAATACAATGTCTAGTTTAACTCTTCAAACTGTTTAAATTAACCCAAAAAAATGGCCTTCACATTTAATAGGTCTATGAGAATTTACACACACCTCTGTCTCCACTTGAACTTTGACCTTGAGCTGGCTCTCTCTGTACTGATTGGCTCTTGACACCTGCTCCTCAATGCCACAGAGAACTGCTTCACAGCCAGCACACCTGAGAGAGACAGAATATTTAACATTAAGGGTAAGGCAGTTCATTTATTACATCACTTAAAGAATCCATTTCTGAAATGCATCCACCACCCAGCACACTGACACAACACAAATGTACACTTACCACTCCTGCAGTGTGTTGGCAATGTTGGGTAATTCGTTGGGGCCCAGGTCTCGACCTATGCTGCAGTCAACCTCTACCTGCTGGTTCCTCTGGTCCAGTTTGCCATGGATAATGTCACAGTAAACAGCCTCGATCAGCAGGTCTTCTAGCTCACGTACATTCTTCATCTCTAACTGCTGAAGCAACAATGAGTACGGCAGACACTACCAAGAGAGagaacagcagaaagggaactattttttttgtttatctcTGATGAAATAGTACGCTCTGGGGgaaattaaacattataattcATCCTAGTAATATTATAAAAGCTTCATAAGAGAATATTGGATTCATCAGTCTTGCAAATCAATAACACTAATAGCAATAATGCTAACACCtgtgtgttgatcataaaacagtaataaaaccaattaaaagcattcttaaagggatagttcactgaaaaataacaattatgacattatttactcactatcaTTTATCAAaccatatgacttctttctttcatgcaacacaaaatgagatgctaAGCAAAATGCTATGCAGATGTTAGGCTGTTTCTCATTGTGCGCTCCTATGTGTTATGTTCCTGTGGACTTGTCCAACATCATCATCCACTGCCCAATTTCAATTCCAGTACTCAAGAATGCAAGTATTGAGAATGCATAAAATGACCTGCATGTGTTCTTGATCAGGCCAAATATCAAGGACGTATAGAATGGTGACTTGTGTGCAAGAACCCATTTGAAGTCCCAGAATTCATAGTGACACTATGGTGGCGGATGAAGGACATTTCTTGTGTTTTTCCTCAAGAgtttcccgctgtaagcttgcatttgttgggcatcattttaataaagtaataaacacatggaGTAAACAAGTGTTAACAGACTTTTTCCTTCAAAATGTcactagtcctgcaaaacctcactCGTGTGATTATGCCAGTAGTTCTGTCACTGGGAACAAATGTGCTGGGAGGGGAAATTGTGCAACAAAACTTGCAGTAGATGTGTTCAATGTCCTCCTGTTCTCCCAAAATCATTCCTCCAAGTTAGCTTGTCAAGACTGGTCTTAATAAAAATGCAAGTCCATTCCCTGTGTTCTTAGCATTGAGAAAAACCCTTAGtcttaagtcaccattcacttttattgcatgcaTGAATGCACAATGAAAACGAATAGTGACTGAAACCAAAatactgccttacatctccttttgtgtaccacagaagaaagtcatgagggTTTAGACCAACATGAGTAAATTAcagatacatttttgggtgaacaatccctttaatagaCCCTGGTTTGAAGATTTATGAATCACTACCTTTAGGTTGGAGGCCAGGCTGATTATTGACAGGTGACGGAGCTTGTTCCTCTGGGCGGGTGTGAGTTCAGGAAGTGAGGCTGCCCTCTCTAAAGGGCAGACATACATTaaattaacattcattaaaaccaACTTTACAAAAACAGCACAGCCAAGAGGAAAGTATGCAGATTACTCTACAGTCCTAGTAAAAAATCTGCAACAAAACATGGGCCAGAGACTCTTTCTTCCACCTCACAAAAGCTAACTTATTTTGTAAAGCAAAGGGCAGTGTATACAGTGTAAAACCTCATTTTGAGTCAGAGTAGAGAATGAACTCACTGCCTCAGGGGGCCAATATCTAGCCAGATCATTTGTTGTCATGGTTACCTTTGTAGTCGCAGTAGGTTCCATACGCAAAAAGATTAAGAAGCTGATACAATGGAGCATGGGGACCCGTCTCCAACTAAAAAGAAGAGCAAAGTAAAGACAGATGGGTGACAGTATTGAAATATTTAGCATTTAGTGGGTTTATTTAACACTATAGTATTTTAAAATTAGATCTTTAGGAATTACTTTATGGTGTATGAGACAACATATGCAGTGGAGGAGGGTATCTATTTCCTTCATCTGTGAAATCTATGTGCAATGTAGGATATGGAAGTGgtggaaaagtgttttttttttttttttcagaaaatgtttataaaacaaatacatgATGTAGTAAAAATGTCTGGAAAATTAAACAGTCATGGTTTTGTAGCTTTTTTTATATACTGACATTTAAATGCTTATGACTAACTCATGTTAATAATGAGTATTATGGGATGTGATCatgaaatgtaacatttataaaCTTATGTTTAAAAATTGCTGAGCCGAATCTCCCA harbors:
- the LOC127657873 gene encoding uncharacterized protein LOC127657873 codes for the protein MERCSISPRTGFIPLWSFLMVTVIFCNATSDTDEKKWEELGEMQMPVTVQATTTQLWAVDWGPTQPLEDETHHILSSLETDSLRKTTTSEDWSHHRSVSANQTQHPITGDEKKMETEKQDKEVDPQFYVTVTISSLLILSVVIISAKLCYDRSLSQRPPPLSLTIPCSIAQEDSRQTLHSTSSFPDRER